Below is a genomic region from Bacillus horti.
TTGTAAAAACCCTATTAAGGATAATGGAATTCTCCTTGCACCACTAGCAAATAACAATAAAGGAATAGCAGTCACCGCACCAGAAGCCATAAGAAAGAATGTAGTCCAACCACCTAAGGTAGTAAAGCTACCAGATCCGCCTACCTGAAGCCAGACAACAAATACAAGAGCAACTGGTGTCATCATCAGAGTTTCGATCGTTAAGCCCGTCATGGCACCTAAATTTGTTAGCTTTTTTGCTAGTCCGTATAAAGCAAATGTAATAGCTAGTAGAAAAGCTATCCAAGGAAAGGAACCATAACCAAACGTTAAAATAAGAACACCTATAAGGGCTAGAGTAAAGGAGATCATCTGCCAGAAGGATAATTTTTCCTTCAACACTAAAATCCCTAATAAAACACTTAGTAGTGGGTTAATATAGTAGCCTAAGCTCGTTTCTACTATCTGTCCTGAATTGACGGCATAAATGTAGATAAACCAATTTAAGCTAATGAGTATTGAGGCTAACAAAACCCCTAGTAAAACCTTCTTTTTTGCTAGGATAGCTTTACCTTCCGAAAGAAAGGACTTTCCTTTTCCTAGTACAAGCAGAATCATGAGTACAAATACAAATGACCATACTACGCGATGAGCTAGTACCTCTAGATCAGGGACGTGATCAACCGTCTTCCAGAAGATAGGGAGTAATCCCCAAGCAACAAAAGCCCCAATCCCAAACCATGTGCCAATTAATA
It encodes:
- the rarD gene encoding EamA family transporter RarD; the encoded protein is MQERKEILIGTWFGIGAFVAWGLLPIFWKTVDHVPDLEVLAHRVVWSFVFVLMILLVLGKGKSFLSEGKAILAKKKVLLGVLLASILISLNWFIYIYAVNSGQIVETSLGYYINPLLSVLLGILVLKEKLSFWQMISFTLALIGVLILTFGYGSFPWIAFLLAITFALYGLAKKLTNLGAMTGLTIETLMMTPVALVFVVWLQVGGSGSFTTLGGWTTFFLMASGAVTAIPLLLFASGARRIPLSLIGFLQYIAPTLQLLIGVFIYQESFTKTHLIAFSFIWTALIIFSVANTSWMKKLEPAKAYQRRKNRTLN